The following proteins come from a genomic window of Candidatus Bathyarchaeota archaeon:
- a CDS encoding cob(I)yrinic acid a,c-diamide adenosyltransferase produces the protein MGYIYVYTGNGAGKTTNALGLALRAIGHKYKVIIIQFLKFKKNIGEYKIRRKLQPYYEIYQFGVSGFNFKRLRKKDFEAAEKGLEFAWKALRKKPKLLILDEINLAVTKGLIDVEKVIKLLDNVPRETTVILTGRYAPKKIIEKADFVNEIVEVKRPKKIIAIKGVNF, from the coding sequence TTGGGCTATATATATGTTTATACAGGGAACGGTGCTGGAAAAACAACTAACGCGCTTGGATTAGCGCTTAGAGCTATAGGTCACAAATATAAAGTTATAATTATTCAATTTCTAAAATTTAAAAAGAATATTGGAGAATATAAGATTAGAAGAAAACTTCAACCATATTATGAAATTTATCAATTTGGGGTTTCAGGATTTAATTTTAAAAGACTTAGGAAAAAAGATTTTGAAGCTGCTGAAAAAGGTTTAGAATTTGCTTGGAAAGCTTTAAGAAAAAAACCTAAATTATTAATTCTTGATGAAATAAATTTAGCTGTAACTAAAGGGTTAATTGATGTTGAGAAAGTAATAAAATTACTAGATAATGTTCCACGTGAAACAACAGTTATTTTAACTGGACGTTACGCTCCAAAAAAAATTATTGAAAAAGCAGACTTCGTTAATGAAATAGTAGAAGTAAAACGTCCAAAAAAAATTATTGCAATTAAAGGCGTAAATTTTTAA
- a CDS encoding DUF72 domain-containing protein → MIIKVGCCGFPVSMKKYFTRFKVVEIQKTFYEPPKLETLAKWRENAPEDFEFSVKAWQVLTHPFSSPTWRKMKRTLKKKENYGFLKPTEENFKAWEETLEACKILKAKICVIQTPPSFNCTKENIDNIEEFFKSVNSKNIRVAWEPRGDWINNLDKIKMLCKKLNLIHVVDPLKYEVALTSEIQYFRLHGLHPKKEINYSYKYSIKDLKKLYYKLKVLSEHNINEVYVLFNNLTMNEDAEKFIKIISTVEGENFE, encoded by the coding sequence ATGATTATTAAAGTGGGTTGTTGTGGCTTTCCAGTTTCAATGAAAAAATACTTTACACGATTTAAGGTTGTTGAAATTCAAAAAACTTTTTATGAACCTCCAAAACTTGAAACTTTAGCTAAATGGAGAGAGAATGCTCCAGAAGATTTTGAATTTTCAGTTAAAGCCTGGCAAGTTTTAACGCATCCCTTTTCAAGCCCAACTTGGCGAAAAATGAAGAGAACTCTTAAAAAGAAAGAAAATTATGGCTTTTTAAAACCTACTGAAGAAAACTTTAAAGCTTGGGAAGAAACTTTAGAAGCTTGCAAAATTTTAAAAGCTAAAATATGTGTTATTCAAACTCCTCCAAGCTTTAATTGTACTAAAGAAAACATAGATAACATTGAAGAATTCTTTAAATCAGTTAACTCTAAAAATATTAGAGTTGCGTGGGAACCTAGAGGAGACTGGATTAATAACTTGGATAAAATCAAAATGCTTTGTAAAAAATTAAACTTAATTCATGTAGTGGATCCTTTAAAATATGAAGTTGCATTAACCAGTGAAATACAATATTTTAGGCTTCATGGGCTTCACCCAAAGAAAGAAATTAATTATTCATATAAATATTCAATTAAGGATTTAAAAAAGTTATATTATAAACTTAAAGTTTTAAGTGAACACAATATAAATGAGGTTTACGTGCTTTTTAACAATTTAACCATGAATGAAGATGCTGAAAAATTTATAAAAATCATTTCTACAGTTGAAGGCGAAAATTTTGAGTGA
- a CDS encoding Glu/Leu/Phe/Val dehydrogenase produces MSSTKINPFEEAVKQIERVAKRIGINEDIIEQLKHPRRVLIVSVPVRMDNGQVKVFTGYRVQHNMWRGPYKGGIRYHPNVDLDEVKALAMWMTFKTAVVDIPYGGAKGGVVCDPKKLSRGELERLTRRYTAMIMDEIGPFKDVPAPDMGTDAQVMAWIMDTYSSLKGYAVPEVVTGKPVELGGSYGRESATGRGVAICAREAAKHLGLNLNNATVAVQGYGNVGFWAAKILHEMGCKIIAISDSKGGILNFNGLNPDEALKHKKKTGSVIGFKESEEITNEELLELNCDILVPAAMENVITKDNAHKIKAKIISEGANGPTTLDADDILYNRGILAIPDILANSGGVTVSYFEWVQNLNRDRWSEEEVNRRLEERMVKAFKDVLEISEREKVSMRTAAYMLAISRVADAHVKLGLFP; encoded by the coding sequence TTGAGTTCAACAAAAATAAACCCTTTTGAAGAAGCGGTTAAACAAATAGAAAGAGTAGCTAAAAGAATTGGAATAAATGAAGATATAATAGAGCAACTTAAACATCCAAGAAGAGTTTTAATAGTTTCTGTTCCAGTTAGAATGGATAATGGCCAAGTAAAAGTGTTTACAGGTTATAGGGTTCAGCATAATATGTGGAGAGGACCGTATAAAGGTGGAATAAGGTATCATCCAAACGTGGATTTAGATGAAGTTAAAGCGCTTGCAATGTGGATGACCTTTAAAACAGCTGTTGTAGATATTCCATATGGTGGAGCTAAAGGAGGTGTCGTATGCGATCCTAAAAAACTTTCTAGAGGAGAATTGGAAAGGTTAACTAGACGTTATACAGCAATGATAATGGATGAAATAGGACCATTTAAAGATGTGCCAGCACCTGATATGGGTACAGACGCTCAAGTAATGGCTTGGATAATGGATACGTATAGCAGCCTTAAAGGTTATGCTGTTCCTGAAGTTGTTACAGGAAAACCTGTAGAGTTAGGAGGTTCTTACGGTAGAGAATCAGCTACAGGAAGAGGAGTTGCTATATGCGCTAGAGAAGCGGCTAAACATTTAGGTTTAAACTTAAATAACGCTACTGTTGCAGTTCAAGGATATGGAAACGTAGGTTTTTGGGCAGCTAAAATTTTGCATGAAATGGGATGCAAAATAATAGCTATTAGCGACTCTAAAGGTGGAATATTAAACTTCAATGGTTTAAATCCGGATGAAGCTCTTAAACATAAAAAGAAAACAGGTTCTGTTATAGGCTTTAAAGAAAGCGAAGAAATCACTAATGAAGAACTTTTAGAGCTTAACTGTGACATTCTTGTTCCAGCAGCCATGGAGAATGTGATTACTAAAGATAATGCTCATAAAATAAAGGCTAAAATAATTTCTGAAGGAGCTAATGGTCCAACAACGCTTGATGCAGATGATATTCTATATAATAGAGGTATATTAGCAATTCCAGATATTTTAGCTAATAGTGGTGGAGTTACAGTTAGTTATTTTGAATGGGTTCAAAACTTAAATCGAGACAGATGGTCTGAAGAAGAAGTTAACAGAAGATTAGAGGAGAGAATGGTTAAAGCTTTTAAAGATGTGCTGGAAATCTCTGAAAGAGAAAAGGTAAGCATGAGAACCGCAGCCTATATGCTAGCTATAAGCAGAGTAGCCGATGCACATGTAAAGTTAGGTTTATTCCCATAA
- a CDS encoding replication factor C small subunit — MWTEKYRPKTLDEMVNQEEIVERLKKFVETKAMPHCLFSGPPGTGKTTAAICLARDLFGENYTEAFMELNASDARGIDVVRTTIKEFARVAPISKLPFKILVLDEADNMTADAQHALRRTMEKYTETCRFILCCNYSGKIIEPIQSRCALFRFTQLKNEDIAKHLRKIAENEKVTLLENGLNAILSIANGDLRKAINTLQAAASLEKPIDEETVYIVVGLAKPEDVHEMLELSFKGNFIEARKKLRLMLTEYGLSGLDILKQVHSEIFKLNLPDEEKLKLTDLIGEVDYRLSQGADEEIQLSAMLAKLALYASNKGSLT; from the coding sequence ATGTGGACTGAAAAATATAGACCGAAAACCTTGGATGAAATGGTAAATCAAGAAGAAATTGTTGAAAGATTAAAAAAGTTTGTTGAAACTAAAGCTATGCCTCACTGTCTTTTTTCTGGGCCGCCAGGAACTGGAAAAACCACTGCTGCTATATGTTTAGCTAGAGATTTATTCGGTGAAAATTACACAGAAGCATTTATGGAGCTTAACGCTAGTGATGCAAGAGGTATAGATGTTGTACGAACAACTATTAAAGAGTTTGCTAGAGTTGCACCTATAAGCAAACTTCCATTTAAAATTCTTGTTTTAGATGAAGCGGATAATATGACTGCTGATGCTCAACATGCATTAAGAAGAACAATGGAAAAATATACAGAAACTTGCAGGTTTATTTTATGTTGTAATTACTCTGGAAAAATTATTGAACCTATTCAATCTAGATGCGCTTTATTTAGGTTTACTCAATTAAAAAACGAAGATATAGCAAAACACTTAAGAAAGATTGCTGAAAACGAGAAAGTAACACTTCTTGAAAACGGGTTAAACGCTATCTTAAGTATAGCAAATGGTGATTTAAGGAAAGCTATAAACACTTTACAAGCAGCAGCTTCTTTAGAGAAGCCTATTGATGAAGAAACTGTTTACATAGTTGTTGGTTTAGCTAAACCTGAAGATGTGCATGAAATGCTTGAATTAAGCTTTAAAGGTAACTTTATAGAAGCTAGAAAAAAACTTAGATTAATGCTTACGGAGTATGGGCTTTCAGGATTAGATATTCTTAAACAAGTTCATTCTGAAATCTTTAAGTTGAATCTTCCTGATGAAGAAAAGCTTAAGTTAACTGATTTAATTGGTGAAGTTGATTATAGACTTTCTCAAGGAGCTGATGAAGAAATTCAATTAAGCGCTATGCTAGCTAAGTTAGCTTTATACGCATCTAACAAAGGGAGTTTAACTTGA
- a CDS encoding replication factor C large subunit, translating to MSIPWIIKYRPKHLNDVVNNEEAKEKLLKWIKSLEQGKNVKKAALLYGPPGTGKTVTVEALAKDFGYDLIEINASDKRNSEELMRIAGSAATQGELLSKKRLILLDEIDGINLEEDKGAVAAVNQILKEAKHPIILTANDPWDPKIAPLRNSCELIEFKRLSLKVCIPYLKKICLNEGVKPEDEALKFIIEKNNGDMRSIVNDLEALCVGRKELTLNDVSWISSRDRKENIFTALTLVFSGKNCVFARKAIDMVDIDYEMFFEWIYENAPYQLTNVNDLCNAMEALAKANLYLTRIKKYQNWNLLPYALNLMTVGVCASKKSKSKFTPFKFPERIKVLSQSKIEREIKNRLGRIIGEEVHLSNYKSIKYYLPYLKFIFKHNQKLAEKISKKLNFDEEIVRFLKQ from the coding sequence TTGAGCATTCCATGGATTATAAAGTATAGACCTAAACATTTAAATGATGTTGTAAACAACGAGGAGGCTAAAGAGAAGCTTTTAAAATGGATTAAATCTTTAGAGCAGGGTAAAAACGTTAAAAAAGCTGCTTTACTTTATGGACCGCCAGGAACTGGAAAAACAGTTACTGTTGAAGCTTTAGCTAAAGATTTTGGATACGATTTAATAGAAATAAATGCAAGTGATAAAAGAAATAGTGAAGAATTAATGAGAATTGCAGGTTCAGCAGCTACTCAAGGAGAATTACTTAGTAAAAAACGATTAATACTTCTTGATGAAATAGATGGAATAAATTTAGAGGAGGATAAAGGTGCTGTTGCAGCTGTTAATCAAATTTTAAAGGAAGCTAAACATCCGATTATTCTTACGGCTAATGATCCTTGGGATCCTAAGATAGCCCCATTAAGAAATTCATGCGAATTGATTGAATTTAAAAGATTAAGCCTTAAGGTTTGTATTCCATACTTGAAGAAAATATGTTTAAATGAAGGTGTTAAACCTGAAGATGAAGCTTTAAAATTTATAATTGAAAAAAACAATGGAGATATGAGATCTATAGTTAATGATTTAGAAGCGCTTTGCGTTGGTAGAAAAGAATTAACTTTAAATGATGTTTCTTGGATAAGCTCAAGAGATAGAAAAGAAAATATTTTTACAGCTTTAACTCTTGTTTTTTCAGGGAAAAATTGTGTTTTCGCTCGAAAAGCTATAGACATGGTTGATATAGATTATGAAATGTTTTTTGAGTGGATTTATGAGAATGCACCTTATCAACTTACAAATGTTAATGATCTATGTAATGCAATGGAGGCTTTAGCTAAAGCAAATCTTTACTTAACTAGAATTAAAAAGTATCAAAATTGGAATCTTCTTCCATACGCGTTAAATTTAATGACTGTGGGAGTATGCGCTTCAAAAAAATCTAAATCAAAATTTACTCCTTTTAAATTTCCAGAAAGAATAAAAGTTTTATCGCAAAGTAAAATTGAAAGAGAAATTAAAAATAGGTTAGGAAGAATTATTGGAGAAGAAGTACATTTATCAAATTATAAAAGCATTAAATATTATTTGCCCTATCTTAAATTTATTTTTAAGCATAACCAAAAACTTGCTGAAAAAATTAGTAAAAAATTGAATTTTGATGAGGAAATCGTAAGGTTTCTTAAGCAATAG
- the moaA gene encoding GTP 3',8-cyclase MoaA, producing MLLDKYNRPLLNFRIAVTPACNQNCFYCHREGYINNLTLLSVNEIIRITKIAAEFGVKTVKITGGEPLMRKDIKEIIKGLKGIQGLEDISLVTNAKLLTEELAFELKDAGLSRVNISLPSLTPTIYKRITGGEINGALRGIKAAINAGLTPVKLNMVILKGLNDHEINVMIDAARNIGATLQLIEFEPVNISFKEYIKYHLSLDKIEKEIAKKAEKVEIRNFMHNRKVYTIDGVKVEVVKPIENTEFCAHCTRMRLTFDGKLKPCLMRSDNLVDVLPYLRSGASNEDLKALFLKANSLREPFYKDLQSIA from the coding sequence TTGCTTTTAGATAAATATAATCGACCATTGCTTAACTTTAGAATAGCTGTAACACCAGCATGCAATCAAAATTGTTTCTATTGTCATAGAGAGGGATACATAAATAATTTAACTTTGTTAAGTGTAAATGAAATAATTAGAATAACTAAAATAGCTGCCGAATTTGGAGTGAAAACCGTAAAAATTACTGGTGGAGAACCATTAATGAGAAAAGATATTAAAGAAATTATAAAGGGTTTAAAAGGAATTCAAGGTTTAGAAGATATCTCTCTTGTTACAAATGCTAAATTATTAACTGAGGAGTTAGCGTTTGAATTAAAGGATGCTGGATTATCTAGAGTTAATATTAGTCTTCCTTCATTAACTCCCACTATTTACAAAAGAATTACTGGTGGAGAAATCAATGGAGCTTTAAGAGGTATTAAAGCAGCTATTAACGCTGGGTTAACACCTGTAAAACTGAATATGGTTATTCTTAAAGGGTTGAATGATCATGAAATAAACGTTATGATAGATGCTGCGAGGAATATTGGAGCTACTCTTCAATTAATTGAATTTGAACCTGTAAATATTAGCTTTAAAGAATATATAAAATACCATTTATCTTTAGATAAAATTGAAAAAGAAATAGCTAAAAAAGCTGAAAAAGTTGAAATTAGAAATTTTATGCATAACAGGAAAGTTTATACAATTGATGGCGTTAAAGTTGAGGTTGTTAAACCTATAGAAAATACAGAGTTTTGCGCTCATTGCACACGAATGAGATTAACTTTCGATGGAAAATTGAAGCCTTGCTTAATGAGAAGCGACAATTTAGTTGATGTCTTACCATATTTAAGAAGCGGGGCTTCCAATGAAGATTTAAAAGCTTTATTTCTTAAAGCTAATAGTTTAAGAGAACCTTTCTATAAGGATTTACAATCTATTGCTTAA
- a CDS encoding molybdenum cofactor biosynthesis protein MoaB, with protein sequence MKHKAEAPKKLKIVILTCSDSKYLNLKKGEKIEDISGDLIEKLIKEAGYEIYQRALLPDNLVLIKEKVKEVLYLKDVDAIIITGGTGISRKDVTIEAVNELIEKDLPGFGELFRKLSYEKIGSAAILTRALAGLAKSKVIFCLPGSPDAVKLAVSSLIIPELPHIIKHAKE encoded by the coding sequence ATAAAACATAAAGCTGAGGCTCCTAAAAAATTAAAAATTGTAATATTAACATGTAGCGACTCTAAGTACTTAAACTTAAAGAAAGGTGAAAAAATTGAGGATATTTCAGGAGATTTAATAGAAAAATTAATTAAAGAAGCAGGTTATGAAATTTATCAAAGAGCTCTACTTCCAGATAATCTTGTTTTAATTAAAGAAAAAGTTAAGGAAGTTTTGTATTTAAAAGATGTTGATGCCATAATAATTACCGGTGGGACAGGAATATCTCGAAAAGATGTTACCATAGAAGCTGTAAATGAATTAATAGAGAAAGATCTTCCAGGTTTTGGAGAATTATTTAGAAAGCTTAGTTACGAAAAAATTGGTTCTGCAGCAATATTAACGAGAGCATTAGCTGGATTAGCTAAATCTAAAGTTATATTTTGTCTCCCTGGATCACCTGATGCTGTTAAACTAGCGGTTTCTTCCTTAATCATTCCAGAATTACCGCATATAATTAAACATGCAAAAGAGTGA